A single region of the Bdellovibrionota bacterium genome encodes:
- the rplB gene encoding 50S ribosomal protein L2, translating to MPIVGLKPFTPSSRFITRLTFDELTRSKPLKALTQSSKRTGGRNNQGRITSRWIGGGHKRRYRKIDFLRRDKEGIPGKVVSIEYDPNRSTFIAQITYADGDRRYILAPEGLKVGYAVVAGEAAEIRPGNALPLSKIPTGTLVHNVEMKVGRGGQMVRTAGSSAQLMARDAGYAQLRLPSGEIRKVPELCYATVGQLSNIDHENITIGKAGRTRWFGRNPSVRGTAMNPIDHPHGGGEGKTKGGRHPVSPWGLPTKGYKTRLNKRTEKFIVQRRKK from the coding sequence ATGCCGATCGTAGGATTAAAACCATTTACGCCCAGTTCGCGATTCATTACGCGGCTTACGTTTGATGAATTAACGCGGTCCAAGCCGCTCAAGGCTTTGACTCAAAGCTCGAAACGCACCGGGGGACGGAATAACCAAGGGAGAATTACGTCGCGTTGGATCGGCGGAGGCCACAAACGACGTTACCGCAAGATCGATTTTCTCCGAAGGGACAAAGAAGGCATTCCGGGAAAAGTCGTTTCGATTGAGTACGATCCGAACCGCTCGACGTTTATCGCGCAGATCACGTACGCGGACGGCGATCGCCGCTACATCTTGGCTCCGGAAGGTTTGAAGGTCGGGTATGCCGTGGTGGCCGGGGAAGCGGCCGAGATTCGGCCCGGAAATGCCCTTCCGCTTTCAAAGATTCCGACCGGTACGCTGGTTCACAACGTGGAAATGAAAGTGGGGCGGGGTGGCCAAATGGTTCGCACGGCGGGTTCGTCAGCGCAACTGATGGCCCGAGACGCGGGATATGCCCAGCTTCGTCTTCCCTCCGGCGAAATTCGGAAGGTTCCCGAACTTTGTTACGCCACGGTGGGACAACTTTCCAACATCGATCACGAAAACATCACGATCGGCAAGGCCGGCCGAACCCGATGGTTCGGACGAAATCCGAGCGTGCGCGGGACGGCGATGAACCCGATCGACCATCCACACGGCGGCGGAGAGGGTAAGACGAAAGGCGGTCGCCATCCGGTGAGTCCGTGGGGACTGCCGACGAAGGGTTATAAGACCCGTCTGAACAAACGGACGGAAAAATTCATCGTTCAACGGAGAAAGAAATAA
- the rplV gene encoding 50S ribosomal protein L22 — MASKVFLKYVRVPPRKARLVADMLRGRSVEEATAILKFTTHKSAPTFAKLVKSALANATSQKKVDPDSLYVKEISVDNGPIMKRFTARAMGRGTRVNKRTSHITVVLDER, encoded by the coding sequence ATGGCATCCAAGGTATTTTTGAAATACGTTCGAGTCCCACCCCGAAAAGCGCGCCTGGTGGCGGACATGCTGCGCGGGCGGAGCGTGGAAGAGGCCACGGCGATTTTGAAGTTCACGACGCACAAGAGCGCGCCGACGTTCGCCAAGTTGGTGAAGAGCGCTCTCGCCAATGCCACGTCGCAGAAGAAGGTGGATCCGGACTCGCTCTACGTGAAGGAGATTTCCGTGGATAACGGGCCGATCATGAAACGGTTTACCGCGCGGGCCATGGGACGGGGAACGCGCGTCAACAAACGAACGAGCCACATTACGGTGGTCTTGGACGAGAGATAG
- the rpsJ gene encoding 30S ribosomal protein S10 has translation MTQEEKIRIRLKAYDYQVLDQSTVEIVETARRTGASVAGPIPLPTKINRYCVLRSPHTDKKSREQFEIRTHKRLIDILEPTQQTIDALMKLDLAAGVDVEIQSYRG, from the coding sequence ATGACGCAAGAAGAGAAAATTCGCATCCGACTCAAGGCCTATGACTATCAGGTCCTCGACCAATCGACCGTGGAGATTGTTGAAACGGCTCGAAGGACGGGCGCGAGCGTCGCCGGGCCGATTCCACTGCCGACCAAAATCAACCGGTATTGCGTGTTGCGATCCCCTCACACGGACAAGAAATCGCGGGAGCAATTTGAAATTCGGACACACAAACGGCTCATCGACATTTTGGAGCCGACGCAACAGACGATCGATGCGTTGATGAAGCTCGATCTTGCGGCCGGGGTGGACGTCGAGATTCAGAGTTACCGAGGATAA
- a CDS encoding 50S ribosomal protein L23 produces MSAELGSVIRRPIITEKSTKLREKGNQVVFEVSKHATKPQIREAIEKAFKVKVKGLNTLVVRGKFKQVGRYAGKRASWKKAIATLREGDKIELFEGV; encoded by the coding sequence ATGAGCGCCGAACTGGGAAGCGTGATTCGCCGGCCCATCATCACGGAAAAATCGACGAAGCTTCGAGAAAAAGGAAATCAGGTCGTGTTCGAGGTGTCGAAGCACGCGACCAAGCCGCAGATCCGAGAAGCGATCGAAAAGGCCTTCAAGGTGAAAGTGAAGGGGCTGAACACGCTTGTCGTTCGCGGAAAATTCAAGCAGGTCGGGCGGTATGCGGGAAAGCGGGCGAGCTGGAAGAAGGCGATCGCGACGCTTCGCGAAGGGGACAAAATCGAACTGTTCGAGGGAGTCTGA
- the rplD gene encoding 50S ribosomal protein L4, which translates to MELTAQMVDQKGKSSGEAKLSAGLFGAKLKNHLLHDAVLMQLASRRQGSAKTKTRSEIRGGGKKPYRQKGTGNARQGSNRSPLMVGGARLFGPMPRDYSYRLPQKVRRQALAVALSEKQRDGKIVVLADTSFKTPKTKIMLDLMQQLKAKSALVVDMDNDKLYRSVRNLANARYIDVRGLNVFDVMKYDTLLLSSASLKWMEKERTS; encoded by the coding sequence ATGGAACTGACGGCGCAGATGGTCGATCAAAAAGGAAAGAGCTCCGGAGAGGCGAAACTTTCCGCGGGGCTTTTCGGGGCGAAACTGAAAAATCACCTTCTCCACGACGCCGTGCTGATGCAGTTGGCGTCCCGCAGGCAAGGGTCTGCGAAAACAAAAACGCGTTCCGAAATCCGGGGCGGGGGCAAGAAACCGTACCGCCAAAAAGGGACCGGCAACGCCCGCCAGGGAAGCAACCGGTCTCCGCTGATGGTGGGCGGCGCTCGGCTCTTCGGCCCGATGCCGCGAGATTACAGCTATCGCCTGCCGCAGAAAGTCCGGCGGCAGGCTCTCGCCGTGGCGCTGAGCGAAAAGCAGCGCGATGGAAAGATCGTCGTATTAGCGGACACTTCTTTCAAAACGCCGAAAACGAAAATAATGCTCGACCTGATGCAGCAACTCAAGGCGAAGAGCGCTCTCGTCGTCGACATGGACAACGACAAACTGTATCGCTCGGTAAGAAATCTTGCGAACGCGAGGTACATCGACGTTCGGGGCCTCAATGTCTTTGACGTGATGAAGTACGACACCTTGCTCCTCTCCTCGGCGTCGCTGAAGTGGATGGAGAAAGAGAGGACGTCATGA
- the rpsS gene encoding 30S ribosomal protein S19: MGRSTRKGPFVDGHVMKKIKECEEAGQKKVIKTWSRRSTILPEFVGYTFAIHNGRKFLPIFITENMVGHKLGEFASTRTFVMHSGDRKTTTEPGA; encoded by the coding sequence ATGGGACGAAGCACAAGAAAAGGACCGTTCGTGGACGGCCACGTAATGAAGAAAATAAAGGAATGTGAAGAGGCCGGCCAGAAGAAAGTGATCAAGACCTGGTCGCGGCGCTCGACGATTCTCCCTGAATTCGTCGGGTACACCTTTGCGATCCACAACGGCCGGAAATTTCTCCCGATCTTCATCACGGAAAACATGGTGGGACATAAATTGGGCGAGTTCGCGTCGACGCGGACGTTTGTCATGCATTCGGGAGATCGCAAGACGACGACGGAGCCGGGGGCGTAA